From one Rhopalosiphum padi isolate XX-2018 chromosome 2, ASM2088224v1, whole genome shotgun sequence genomic stretch:
- the LOC132921660 gene encoding S-formylglutathione hydrolase-like, with the protein MKQILDVVSDNRCFDGHQKVYEHDSAVLNFRMRFAVYVPDNLEGPAPVLYQLGGMSCSEQSFIQKTGFQRWASHYGIIVVSPDVCPRVTFGVEKNEIQAKGLSFYVNAVKEPWNRNYQMYSYVNEELPSIIQENFNVNKDRQSIMGHSMGGHGALISALKNPGKYRSVSAFAPVCNPSKSPGIQFILKCYFGDDIKTMEEWDATCLVTNYKGPELNILIHQGKNDQYKEQLKLDNFASACEKAGIAVSINEEDRYDHGFYFISSFMEQHFHHHSKFLCDSQ; encoded by the exons ATGAAGCAGATATTGGACGTTGTGTCAGACAACCGTTGTTTCGACGGACATCAAAAAGTCTACGAACACGATAG tgctGTGTTAAATTTCCGTATGAGATTTGCCGTTTACGTACCAGACAATTTGGAAGGACCTGCTCCAGTCTTATATCAATTGGGTGGTATGTCATGCTCCGAACAAAGTTTTATACAGAAGACAGGGTTTCAACGATGGGCATCACATTATGGAATTATCGTAGTATCACCAGATGTTTGCCCTA GGGTTACTTTTGGTGTTGAAAAGAATGAAATTCAAGCTAAAGGCTTGTCATTTTATGTAAACGCTGTAAAAGAGCCTTGGAACAGGAATTACCAAATGTATTCATATGTGAATGAAGAACTACCCAGTATTATTCAAGAGAATTTCAATGTCAACAAAGACAGACAGTCAATCATGGGTCacag tatgGGAGGTCACGGTGCACTAATAAGCGCACTTAAAAATCCTGGCAAGTATCGTTCAGTATCAGCTTTTGCTCCAGTTTGTAATCCATCTAAATCTCctggtatacaatttatattaaagtgttattttgGAGATGATATAAAAACTATGGAGGAATGGGATGCTACCTGCTTAGTAACTAATTATAAAGGACCTGAGTTAAATATCCTCATAcatcaa ggAAAAAATGATCAGTACAAAGAACAATTAAAATTGGACAATTTTGCAAGCGCCTGTGAAAAGGCAGGGATTGCCGTTTCCATAAATGAAGAAGATAGATATGATCAtggattttatttcatttcaagTTTTATGGAACAGCATTTTCATCACCATTCTAAATTTTTGTGTGACTctcagtaa
- the LOC132920318 gene encoding S-formylglutathione hydrolase-like isoform X2 yields MCGSLFYNSMFRRGYRLSAVCQSSGLSARAVKSENWHTQLHQDQNFRRFFASRQWSNNTKQQLDKVSDNRSFGGQQKVYEHGSAVLNCRMRFSVYVPDNLKKPAPILYHLSGMLCSEQSFIQKTGFQRWASHYGIIVVSPDICPRVTFGVEKNEIQAKGLSYYVNAVKRPWNRNYQMYSYVNEELPSIIQENFNVNKDKQSIMGHSMGGHGALISALKNPGKYRSVSAFAPVCNPSQSPDERYILKCYFGDDSKTMEEWDATCLITNYKGPELNILIHQGGLARAGGPGFLPGPLPY; encoded by the exons ATGTGTGgttcgttattttataattctatgtTTCGGCGTGGATATCGGCTGTCCGCAGTCTGCCAGTCATCAGGTCTTTCAGCTCGCGCAGTTAAGTCCGAGAACTGGCATACTCAATTGCACCAGGACCAGAATTTTCGTCGATTTTTTGCGTCACGTCAGTGGTCCAATAACACAAAGCAGCAGCTAGATAAGGTGTCAGATAACCGGAGTTTCGGTGGACAGCAAAAGGTCTACGAACATGGCAG tgctGTGTTAAATTGCCGTATGAGATTTTCTGTGTACGTACCAGACAATTTGAAAAAACCAGCGCCAATTTTATACCATTTGAGTGGTATGTTATGTTCTGAACAAAGTTTTATACAAAAGACAGGGTTTCAACGATGGGCATCACATTATGGAATAATTGTAGTATCACCAGACATTTGCCCAA GAGTTACTTTTGGTGTTGAAAAGAATGAAATTCAAGCTAAAGGCTTGTCATATTATGTAAACGCTGTTAAAAGACCATGGAATAGAAATTACCAAATGTATTCATATGTGAATGAAGAGCTACCTAGTATTATTCAGGAGAATTTTAATGTCAACAAAGACAAGCAATCAATCATGGgtcatag tatgggAGGTCATGGTGCATTAATAAGTGCATTAAAAAATCCTGGCAAGTATCGTTCAGTATCAGCTTTTGCTCCAGTTTGTAATCCATCTCAGTCACCTGATGAACGATAcatattaaagtgttattttgGAGATGATTCAAAAACAATGGAGGAATGGGATGCTACttgtttaataactaattataaaggGCCAGAGTTAAATATCCTCATACATCAA GGCGGCCTGGCAAGGGCCGGAGGGCCAGGATTCCTGCCTGGGCCCTTGCCGTATTAG